One segment of Macrotis lagotis isolate mMagLag1 chromosome 1, bilby.v1.9.chrom.fasta, whole genome shotgun sequence DNA contains the following:
- the LOC141509125 gene encoding arylacetamide deacetylase-like 4: MPKFVRFVMKQIPVKKDPKIMVKNLYFGIVPVTLYKPKAMSASLRKGIIFFHGGGMIFGSPDDYNNFCCYLSKETDLVVLSVGYRLAPEHNAIVGVNDCTAASIHFLKILETYGVDPFHVILCGDSVGGTIVASVCQKFITQPDLPKIRAHVMIYPYLQGLNFQLPSYQQHKNVPFLSRDFSISCIFYSLDIHPSWKTAILNGAHLPPALREKYEKWMSVHNIPKSFKDRGYQYRSPDPFNEDAYQQNQHILWPVNSPLIADNDIIAQFPETLLVSCEFDVLRDDVLLYKKRLEDQGVPVSWHHIEDAFHGVLLTFGGKYFSFPSSLKIVNVVVHFIKNL, encoded by the exons ATGCCAAAATTTGTCCGCTTTGTAATGAAACAAATCCCAGTCAAGAAGGACCCAAAGATCATGGTTAAGAATCTATACTTTGGAATAGTACCAGTGACGTTGTATAAACCAAAGGCAATGTCTGCAAGCCTTCGGAAAGGAATTATCTTCTTCCATGGAGGTGGCATGATATTTGGAAGTCCGG ATGACTACAATAATTTTTGCTGCTACTTGTCCAAGGAAACTGATTTGGTAGTGCTGTCAGTTGG TTACCGACTGGCTCCTGAGCATAACGCCATTGTTGGGGTAAATGACTGCACAGCTGCTTCCATCCACTTTCTGAAAATCCTGGAAACCTATGGTGTAGATCCTTTTCATGTCATTCTCTGTGGAGACAGTGTTGGCGGGACAATTGTGGCTTCTGTTTGCCAAAAATTCATTACTCAACCAGATCTCCCAAAGATACGAGCTCATGTTATGAtctatccttatctccaaggacTTAATTTCCAGCTGCCTTCCTATCAACAGCACAAAAATGTCCCATTCCTTTCCCGGGACTTTAGCATTTCCTGTATATTTTATAGTCTTGATATTCATCCGTCTTGGAAAACTGCTATCCTGAATGGTGCCCATCTGCCCCCTGCATTGCGGGAGAAATATGAGAAATGGATGAGTGTCCACAACATACCTAAGAGTTTCAAAGACAGAGGCTACCAGTATAGGTCACCTGACCCTTTTAATGAGGATGCCTACCAGCAAAATCAACACATATTATGGCCAGTAAATTCACCCCTAATTGCTGACAATGACATCATTGCCCAGTTCCCTGAGACTCTGCTTGTGAGCTGTGAGTTTGATGTCCTCAGAGATGATGTACTCTTGTACAAGAAGAGGTTGGAGGACCAGGGGGTGCCAGTGAGCTGGCATCACATTGAAGATGCTTTTCATGGAGTGCTCCTTACTTTTGGCGGAAagtacttttctttcccttcctccttaaaaattgtcaatgttgttgttcattttataaagaacctatga